The genomic interval AGCACTACAAACAGAACCACACAAAAAACCGAAACTGCTAATTTATATAGCTTTCCACAATTCATACTTGAGTTTATCAAACCGAACTATAGTTATATCAACTAGTTACCCCACTCCGCAGAGCTTCTTATACTTCTCAAAGTTATCCAATACATCCTTCCTAAAGCGTTCAAGTAATTCTGGGTTTTTGAGTACTCCTGCAAACCTTTTCTGCTTTGAGATAAACTCTTCAATTGGTTTTAACTGTTTTGGATTCAGGGGACTCCATTTATATACACCATTCTCATACTCAACAAGTGGCCAATACCCTGTCTCAACAGCTAATTTAGAGAGATTAACAGCATCTTCAACTGGCATATTCCAGCCGGGTATACATGGTGTTATAGATAGAATAAATGTTGGTCCTTCAGTTAAAAGAGCTTTCTGAAGTTTATTCACTAAATCATTCCAGTGGTAGATACTTACGGTTGCAGCATAGGGGATATTGTGAGCAACTGCAATAGCAAACAGGTCCTTCCTAGGCTGAGTTTTACCGGGTACAACCTTACCAAAAGGGGCAGTAGTGGTATCAGCAAAAAGAGGTGTAGCACTGCTTCTCTGGTATCCAGTATTCATATAAGCTTCGTTGTCATAAGCAATGTAAAGAATATTGTGACCTCTTTCCAAAGCACCAGATAAACTCTGAAGCCCTATGTCAAAGCTACCACCATCACCTGCTATTGCAACAAATTTTATCCTCTTGTCATGGTTAAGTTTATTCTTCGCCTTCAGAGCATAGTAAGCTCTCTCAACACCAGCTATGGTAGCAGCAGCATTTTCAAACGCACTATGCACCCACGGATATTTCCAAGAGCTTTCTGGATAAACACTTGTAG from Brevinematia bacterium carries:
- a CDS encoding thiamine pyrophosphate-dependent enzyme produces the protein MAINLKQVAGMDVKFTKGHRMCAGCGVAIFIREVVIAAQNLDMDLVFSNATGCLEVTTSVYPESSWKYPWVHSAFENAAATIAGVERAYYALKAKNKLNHDKRIKFVAIAGDGGSFDIGLQSLSGALERGHNILYIAYDNEAYMNTGYQRSSATPLFADTTTAPFGKVVPGKTQPRKDLFAIAVAHNIPYAATVSIYHWNDLVNKLQKALLTEGPTFILSITPCIPGWNMPVEDAVNLSKLAVETGYWPLVEYENGVYKWSPLNPKQLKPIEEFISKQKRFAGVLKNPELLERFRKDVLDNFEKYKKLCGVG